The Candidatus Neomarinimicrobiota bacterium genome contains a region encoding:
- a CDS encoding DUF433 domain-containing protein: protein MPKLDRITVDPKVFQGQPCIRGLRIPVSLIVKLVSAGKTPDEIISDYPELEKEDIRQALEFAAWVTTEKTYPVMG, encoded by the coding sequence GTGCCGAAGCTGGACCGCATTACCGTTGATCCCAAGGTCTTTCAGGGCCAACCCTGCATCCGGGGCCTGCGGATTCCCGTTTCGCTAATCGTGAAACTGGTCTCTGCCGGAAAGACCCCCGATGAAATTATCTCAGACTACCCCGAACTTGAGAAGGAAGACATCCGGCAAGCCCTTGAGTTCGCCGCCTGGGTGACCACCGAAAAAACCTACCCAGTCATGGGCTGA
- a CDS encoding DUF5615 family PIN-like protein has product MKFLADMPISPKTVDFLKSHGHEAIRLADLGMAGAEDMETVDYARQHDMVILTMDLDFGGLMAQRAWDKPSVVTFRLENPETARINRILQSRLSEIEADLQVGALVTVAEFRVRVRALPI; this is encoded by the coding sequence GTGAAATTCCTGGCTGATATGCCCATCTCGCCCAAAACGGTTGACTTCCTGAAGAGCCATGGGCATGAAGCCATTCGACTGGCTGATCTGGGCATGGCCGGGGCTGAGGATATGGAAACCGTAGACTATGCCCGCCAGCACGACATGGTGATCCTTACCATGGACTTGGATTTTGGCGGCCTTATGGCACAAAGGGCATGGGATAAACCATCGGTCGTAACCTTCCGGCTTGAAAATCCCGAAACGGCGCGGATTAATCGGATTCTACAGAGCAGGCTGTCAGAAATCGAGGCTGACCTGCAGGTAGGAGCACTGGTTACGGTGGCTGAGTTCCGCGTGCGGGTCAGGGCGTTGCCGATTTAG